From Treponema rectale, one genomic window encodes:
- a CDS encoding peptidoglycan DD-metalloendopeptidase family protein gives MEIFNCSSQMSFSKSYSGRNRIARSFSRTASFPVRLNFANIKGSAAAFLKKLRMETTSVCAAALRSAGSAVVRYAPSYWWIPLCAAATVALPVCISSYLEKKAETALPVEFLAPDMERIDRMMSEFADSSYFDNEGNIFDADGISSVQTAAVRDHVTYQTYTVKSGESVSSISRKFGLSNISTLIAVNGITNVRSLRAGQKLKVPSSDGLIHTVQKGETLAGLSVKYSVTVEDILDVNELESEVLSVGESLFIPGAKLDSVTLQRAMGELFTKPIRASWRLTSRFGLRPDPFTGVKSRHSGIDMACPTGTAIYSALSGKVSFTGYSSIYGNYVIINHYDGYQTLYGHMSKISCKKGQSVTQDTKIGLVGNTGYSTGPHLHFSVYKNGKLIDPLTLIK, from the coding sequence CATTTTCAAAATCTTATTCAGGAAGAAACAGAATTGCCCGTTCTTTCAGCCGTACTGCATCATTCCCTGTCAGACTGAATTTTGCAAATATAAAGGGCTCTGCTGCTGCATTCTTAAAAAAGCTCCGCATGGAAACAACTTCTGTCTGTGCGGCTGCCCTGCGTTCTGCCGGTTCTGCAGTGGTACGCTATGCTCCTTCATACTGGTGGATTCCCCTTTGTGCCGCAGCAACTGTTGCTCTTCCGGTATGCATAAGCAGTTATCTTGAAAAAAAGGCTGAGACTGCACTTCCTGTGGAATTTCTTGCTCCGGACATGGAGCGTATTGACCGTATGATGAGTGAATTTGCCGACAGTTCATATTTTGATAATGAAGGAAATATTTTTGATGCCGACGGTATTTCTTCCGTTCAGACGGCAGCCGTAAGGGATCATGTTACTTATCAGACTTATACTGTAAAAAGCGGAGAATCGGTAAGTTCCATAAGCCGTAAATTCGGACTTTCAAATATTTCTACACTCATTGCAGTAAATGGAATTACAAACGTACGTTCCCTGCGGGCAGGGCAGAAGCTTAAAGTTCCTTCATCAGACGGACTTATTCACACGGTACAGAAGGGAGAAACTCTTGCCGGTCTTTCGGTAAAATATTCAGTTACAGTGGAAGATATTCTTGATGTTAATGAACTTGAATCAGAAGTTCTCAGTGTAGGGGAAAGTCTTTTTATTCCGGGTGCAAAGCTTGACAGCGTTACTCTTCAGAGGGCAATGGGAGAACTTTTTACAAAACCTATCCGTGCATCATGGCGCCTTACATCAAGATTCGGGCTGCGTCCGGATCCTTTTACCGGGGTTAAGTCCCGCCATTCCGGAATTGATATGGCATGTCCTACCGGAACTGCGATTTATTCTGCCCTCAGCGGAAAGGTAAGCTTTACCGGTTATTCAAGCATTTACGGAAACTATGTAATCATCAATCATTACGACGGATATCAGACTCTTTACGGACATATGAGCAAGATCAGCTGTAAAAAAGGTCAGAGCGTAACACAGGACACTAAGATTGGTCTTGTAGGTAATACCGGCTATTCTACTGGTCCTCACCTGCATTTCAGTGTCTATAAAAACGGAAAGCTTATTGACCCTCTTACACTTATAAAATAA